A window of Cryptomeria japonica chromosome 3, Sugi_1.0, whole genome shotgun sequence contains these coding sequences:
- the LOC131066986 gene encoding nitrile-specifier protein 5 yields MAIMRGKWLQAEQKEGGPKARSSHAVAVVGKKAYVFGGEVEPRVPVDNAIHVFDLEDFSWSVAEVKGAPPPPRVGVTMVAVGPVIYIFGGRDKDHQELNHFYSFDTRSGEWKLISCDADGPPHRSYHAMAADENQVYVFGGCGQNGRLNDLWAYNIEEGKWHALPGCSKLAARGGPGLAVTDNKVWVVFGFGGKHELSDVHRFDLETNLWEEAETSGEKPSPRSVFSCFAQGKYIVVYGGEVDPSDLGHMGAGAFVSDVFALDTETLEWSKVHDGADDGEGKPHPGPRGWSAFSPGQCCGSYGMLVYGGNSPSNARLEDIFFLQLL; encoded by the exons ATGGCGATCATGCGCGGAAAATGGTTGCAG GCAGAGCAGAAGGAAGGAGGACCAAAGGCGCGGAGCTCACACGCAGTGGCAGTGGTGGGCAAGAAGGCTTATGTGTTCGGAGGGGAAGTGGAGCCTCGCGTGCCGGTGGACAACGCAATTCATGTCTTCGATCTGGAGGATTTTTCATGGAGTGTGGCGGAGGTCAAGGGGGCGCCGCCGCCTCCCAGGGTGGGCGTCACCATGGTCGCCGTCGGCCCTGTCATTTACATTTTCGGCGGCCGCGACAAAGACCATCAGGAGCTCAACCATTTCTATTCCTTTGACACCCGCTCCGGGGAGTGGAAGCTCATTTCCTGCGACGCCGATGGTCCGCCGCACCG GAGCTACCATGCAATGGCGGCGGATGAGAATCAGGTGTATGTTTTCGGCGGCTGTGGCCAAAATGGGCGCCTGAACGATCTGTGGGCCTATAACATTGAGGAAGGAAAATGGCACGCCTTGCCCGGCTGCAGCAAATTGGCGGCCAGGGGAGGACCGGGACTTGCAGTCACTGATAATAAGGTTTGGGTTGTGTTTGGCTTCGGCGGCAAACATGAGCTCTCTGATGTCCATCGCTTTGACTTGGAGACGAATCTGTGGGAGGAGGCGGAAACCAGTGGGGAGAAGCCCAGCCCCAGGAGTGTCTTTTCCTGTTTTGCTCAAGGAAAGTATATTGTTGTGTATGGAGGTGAGGTCGACCCTAGCGATTTGGGTCATATGGGTGCTGGGGCCTTTGTCAGCGATGTGTTTGCTCTTGACACTGAGACACTGGAGTGGAGTAAGGTCCATGATGGTGCTGATGATGGGGAGGGCAAGCCTCATCCTGGACCTCGTGGATGGTCTGCCTTTTCGCCTGGGCAATGCTGTGGGAGCTACGGAATGCTTGTCTATGGTGGGAATTCCCCTTCCAATGCAAGACTGGAGGACATATTCTTCCTTCAGCTCCTTTGA